Proteins encoded in a region of the Paenibacillus wynnii genome:
- a CDS encoding nitroreductase family protein encodes MFNHILNNDFASIVKGRRSVRNYDENIKISKEEISEIISEASLAPSSANMQPWRVIVVDTPEGKEKLRPLVRFNTLQNDTSSAMLLIFGDTQSYLYVEEIYNTAVEQGKMSAEVRDSQLETILSIYPTLPKEMKVEVAKVDSSLFAMQLMLVARAHGYDTNPMAGFEVDQVAKAFDLDEERYAPVMIISIGKAKEDGYESVRLSSDKITFWR; translated from the coding sequence ATGTTTAACCATATTCTAAATAACGATTTCGCCAGTATAGTCAAGGGACGACGTTCTGTGCGTAATTATGATGAGAACATTAAAATATCGAAAGAAGAGATAAGCGAAATCATTTCGGAAGCCAGTTTGGCTCCGTCCTCTGCAAATATGCAGCCTTGGCGTGTAATTGTGGTTGATACTCCGGAAGGAAAAGAGAAACTGAGACCTCTTGTACGTTTCAATACATTACAAAACGATACTTCATCTGCCATGTTATTAATTTTTGGTGATACCCAAAGCTATTTATATGTTGAAGAAATTTACAATACCGCCGTGGAACAAGGAAAAATGTCAGCTGAAGTACGAGATAGTCAACTCGAAACCATTCTATCGATATATCCAACTCTACCAAAAGAAATGAAAGTTGAAGTTGCAAAGGTCGATAGCAGCCTTTTTGCAATGCAGTTAATGTTAGTAGCTCGTGCACATGGGTATGATACGAATCCAATGGCAGGCTTTGAAGTTGACCAGGTAGCAAAAGCCTTTGATTTAGATGAAGAACGCTATGCTCCAGTAATGATTATTTCAATAGGAAAAGCCAAGGAGGACGGATATGAATCCGTTCGATTAAGTTCTGACAAGATTACATTTTGGAGATAA
- a CDS encoding glycosyl hydrolase 53 family protein codes for MKRFRRTLSALMAFIMVAVAGLSMGSPNKAYASAPVNLVVNPGFEMSGDSLTGWDYSGNTGVKGVWAIGSGGGNIHSGTKSLNYYYASAYQFSLSQSIKNLPDGEYVLKAWASGGGGENAAKLFVSGYGGDKKQSVITNTGWDKWSQYTVSGIQVTGGEAIIGFEVDAPAGTWGYFDDIEFYKVPVWSQAKALTTSNVSATGATLDWSGVEASTQVTGYRVFKNGVFQASTTGTSYVVSGLAPNTQYTFKVEAENGTDVVSTDGPSVEVTTVEVASGNVPSWQEGKSLTASQLTSRGVMLAWSDAQDEVGVTHYQIYENGSLKATVTGATYQLTGLSPGTAYTYRVEAGNAASLWSTTGPSVNVETPAVPAEPFIKGADISSLQAVEDAGGRYYDQGVEKDLLDILQDHGVNYIRVRIWNNPLEVDGYNDKAHVVALAKRVKAKGMKLLLDFHYSDFWTDPGKQVKPAAWKDLSFNELQQAVYDYTTDVMNELKEENAYPDMVQIGNEINPGMLLPDGSNSDYDKLSSLLKKGIQAVRDTTPTNHEVKIMLHLAEGGNNSAFRSFFDAMRDRNVNYDVIGASYYAYWHGPFNNLKNNLNDMAARYGKEVLVAETSYGSRLGDGDGFPDSFTESEAAEAGFPATVEGQAQLVTTVMNTVANVPNGKGVGVFYWEPAWIPVPKDAEGHYQAGWKTGEGSSWNNQAMFDFEGNALASLDAFKFQPGDLAELAALITKDPAGITVAVNESVVNVKTLLPKTVDVLFNEGSVKQVPVEWQEIEQEDLSRIGSFELTGQVEGVGKTVKVTVTVTSYKNIAINPSFESSVSSTGWTLAGTTGVASFKSDAGNAYAGNKAVNYWSNSAYQFILSQALTGLSNGTYVLKVKVSGGGGENGIHLFAENYGDDKLTSGNIVNSGWQQWNEGTLGNINVTNGQATIGLSVDAPATSDGIWGWIDSFEFYKQVQVPQWESSKSLTASDLSARSIKLAWSGVSETDPVSGYKIYKDGKLLTSVTGATYTVSNLLPNTAYTFKVETSLDGAIWTSTGPSVSVTTPADPITPDVPTNTAPTNTTPTNTTPTDTVPGQSSVVTLQADQLLGGKTVVNVPVTATEIKLPANVAELLAGAPLQLKAGALMLDIPASLFEQLTKGLAAGDQPVSISLTMKSLTDAESTKRIAQVEKSANAAVRVIGSLYDFGLSITTTSGKTINLNKFNEPIKIRIMKPVPAVTGPIGIFYIADNGSVQYIGGQQEGNFITAKISHFSKYALLEVQKSFSDVPATHWASDAIGQLAGRLLISGVGTNTFEPSREVTRAEYVAMLVRALKLEATTTHSKFTDVSEDAWYAGAVAAATDLGIIQGREANRFEPNRPITREEMAKITVLAVTSLKNSTGTGNQGESSTFIDADLASAWAKPYVQSVSELGWMSGREAGYFVPKAKVTRAEAAQIIWRMLK; via the coding sequence ATGAAGAGGTTCCGACGGACTTTGTCTGCTTTAATGGCATTTATAATGGTAGCGGTTGCAGGACTATCAATGGGCTCGCCGAATAAGGCGTACGCTTCAGCACCAGTTAACCTGGTAGTCAATCCAGGCTTTGAAATGAGCGGTGATTCTCTAACCGGATGGGATTATTCAGGCAATACAGGAGTAAAGGGTGTTTGGGCCATTGGGAGTGGAGGTGGAAATATTCATAGTGGAACCAAATCTTTGAATTACTATTACGCAAGCGCTTACCAGTTTTCTTTGTCACAGAGTATTAAGAATCTACCTGACGGTGAATATGTTCTGAAAGCATGGGCTTCCGGCGGGGGCGGAGAGAATGCAGCGAAGCTATTTGTAAGCGGATACGGCGGTGACAAGAAGCAGTCTGTCATCACAAATACCGGCTGGGATAAGTGGAGCCAGTATACAGTCTCGGGAATCCAAGTTACCGGAGGTGAGGCAATCATCGGTTTCGAAGTGGATGCTCCCGCAGGTACATGGGGCTACTTTGATGATATAGAGTTTTACAAGGTTCCAGTTTGGAGTCAAGCTAAAGCATTAACAACTTCTAATGTTTCGGCAACGGGAGCGACTTTAGACTGGTCCGGTGTAGAGGCTTCGACGCAAGTTACAGGATACCGAGTTTTCAAGAACGGTGTGTTTCAGGCTTCAACTACAGGAACTTCTTACGTGGTGTCCGGTCTAGCCCCGAATACCCAATATACATTTAAAGTTGAAGCCGAGAATGGAACTGATGTGGTAAGCACGGACGGACCTTCGGTTGAAGTCACAACCGTAGAGGTTGCTTCGGGCAATGTACCAAGTTGGCAGGAAGGTAAATCGCTTACGGCATCACAACTGACCTCACGGGGAGTGATGTTAGCATGGTCTGACGCACAGGATGAGGTAGGGGTTACCCATTATCAGATCTACGAGAATGGATCCCTTAAAGCAACGGTTACAGGAGCGACTTACCAGTTAACGGGCCTGTCTCCCGGAACAGCCTATACCTATAGGGTAGAGGCAGGGAATGCAGCATCACTTTGGAGTACCACAGGGCCTTCAGTAAATGTGGAGACGCCTGCCGTTCCGGCTGAGCCGTTCATAAAAGGAGCGGATATCTCTTCGTTGCAGGCGGTCGAAGATGCGGGTGGTAGATACTATGACCAAGGGGTAGAGAAGGATCTCTTGGACATTTTGCAGGATCACGGTGTCAACTACATTCGTGTTCGGATATGGAATAATCCACTGGAGGTCGATGGTTATAACGATAAAGCTCATGTCGTTGCATTGGCTAAGCGAGTAAAAGCAAAGGGAATGAAGCTGCTGCTCGACTTCCACTATTCTGATTTCTGGACAGATCCGGGTAAACAGGTAAAACCTGCGGCGTGGAAGGATCTTAGCTTTAACGAGTTACAGCAGGCCGTATACGATTATACAACGGATGTTATGAATGAACTGAAGGAAGAGAATGCGTATCCGGATATGGTGCAAATCGGGAATGAAATCAATCCTGGAATGCTTCTGCCGGACGGTTCGAATAGTGATTATGATAAGCTGTCGTCCTTGTTGAAAAAAGGAATTCAAGCCGTTCGTGACACGACTCCGACAAATCATGAAGTTAAAATTATGCTGCATCTGGCCGAAGGCGGCAACAATAGCGCGTTCAGAAGCTTCTTCGATGCAATGAGGGACCGGAATGTGAATTACGATGTCATAGGGGCCTCTTATTATGCGTATTGGCATGGTCCTTTTAATAATCTGAAGAACAATTTGAACGATATGGCTGCGCGTTATGGCAAAGAAGTGCTTGTTGCCGAAACCTCTTACGGCTCTAGACTGGGAGATGGCGATGGTTTTCCAGACAGCTTCACAGAGAGTGAAGCCGCAGAAGCAGGGTTTCCAGCAACGGTTGAAGGGCAAGCCCAATTAGTCACAACCGTTATGAATACGGTAGCGAATGTCCCGAATGGTAAAGGTGTGGGAGTCTTCTATTGGGAACCCGCTTGGATTCCTGTTCCTAAGGATGCAGAGGGCCATTACCAAGCCGGATGGAAGACCGGGGAAGGCAGCAGTTGGAACAATCAGGCGATGTTTGACTTTGAGGGCAATGCTCTAGCATCACTGGATGCCTTCAAATTCCAGCCTGGAGATCTTGCCGAACTAGCAGCTTTGATAACAAAAGATCCAGCAGGCATCACAGTGGCTGTCAATGAATCGGTGGTTAATGTCAAAACCCTGCTCCCGAAGACCGTTGATGTGCTCTTTAATGAGGGCAGTGTAAAACAAGTGCCTGTTGAATGGCAGGAGATAGAGCAGGAGGACCTAAGTCGGATTGGCAGCTTCGAGCTGACAGGTCAGGTCGAAGGTGTGGGGAAAACAGTCAAGGTTACCGTAACGGTGACATCCTATAAAAACATTGCGATCAATCCGAGCTTCGAGAGCAGCGTTTCCTCAACGGGATGGACTCTTGCTGGGACCACCGGCGTGGCAAGCTTTAAGTCAGATGCCGGCAATGCCTATGCCGGAAACAAAGCAGTCAACTATTGGAGCAACTCCGCGTATCAATTCATCTTGTCGCAGGCGCTCACGGGTCTTTCCAATGGCACTTATGTGCTTAAGGTGAAGGTATCTGGAGGCGGCGGTGAGAACGGAATACACTTATTCGCAGAAAATTATGGCGATGATAAGCTGACCAGCGGCAATATCGTCAACTCAGGTTGGCAGCAGTGGAACGAAGGAACACTTGGAAATATTAATGTGACGAACGGACAGGCGACCATTGGGCTGAGTGTGGACGCTCCTGCTACCTCGGATGGGATTTGGGGCTGGATTGACAGCTTTGAATTTTATAAGCAAGTTCAGGTTCCTCAGTGGGAGAGCTCGAAGTCATTGACTGCTTCAGACCTCAGTGCGCGAAGCATTAAGCTCGCATGGTCAGGAGTATCTGAAACGGACCCCGTGAGCGGCTACAAAATCTACAAAGACGGAAAGCTGCTGACGAGTGTGACGGGAGCCACCTACACGGTGTCGAATCTGCTGCCAAACACAGCCTATACGTTCAAAGTGGAAACCAGCCTCGATGGAGCGATCTGGACCTCTACCGGACCGTCTGTTTCTGTAACGACTCCGGCTGATCCGATAACTCCGGACGTACCAACAAATACAGCACCGACGAATACAACACCGACGAATACAACACCTACGGATACAGTGCCAGGGCAATCTTCTGTTGTGACCCTTCAGGCCGATCAACTTCTTGGGGGTAAAACGGTCGTTAATGTTCCAGTAACTGCTACCGAAATCAAGCTTCCTGCGAATGTTGCAGAACTTCTAGCTGGAGCTCCACTACAGCTGAAGGCAGGAGCCTTGATGCTTGATATTCCGGCGTCTCTTTTTGAACAACTGACTAAGGGGCTTGCCGCGGGAGATCAACCGGTATCCATCTCCCTGACGATGAAGTCGCTCACGGATGCAGAAAGCACAAAACGGATTGCTCAAGTTGAAAAGTCTGCGAATGCAGCGGTTCGCGTAATTGGGTCTCTATATGATTTCGGGTTGTCTATCACAACCACGAGCGGTAAGACGATTAACTTGAATAAGTTCAACGAGCCTATCAAGATACGAATTATGAAACCAGTTCCTGCGGTTACTGGGCCGATAGGGATCTTCTATATCGCTGATAACGGCAGCGTGCAGTACATTGGTGGCCAGCAGGAAGGTAATTTCATAACGGCTAAGATTAGCCACTTCAGCAAATACGCTTTGCTGGAGGTTCAGAAATCCTTCTCGGATGTTCCAGCGACTCATTGGGCAAGTGATGCTATCGGGCAATTGGCTGGAAGACTTCTCATTTCCGGTGTTGGAACTAATACTTTCGAGCCTAGCCGTGAGGTTACCCGCGCCGAATACGTAGCCATGTTAGTGAGAGCTTTGAAGCTCGAAGCTACAACCACCCATTCAAAGTTCACAGATGTATCCGAGGATGCTTGGTATGCCGGAGCTGTTGCAGCTGCCACCGATCTTGGAATCATCCAAGGCAGAGAGGCTAACAGATTTGAGCCTAACCGCCCGATCACCCGCGAGGAAATGGCGAAAATCACCGTTCTGGCGGTCACTAGCCTGAAGAATTCCACAGGGACTGGGAACCAAGGGGAGTCCTCAACGTTTATAGACGCGGATCTAGCATCGGCTTGGGCCAAACCTTACGTGCAAAGCGTATCCGAGCTCGGATGGATGAGCGGAAGAGAAGCAGGATATTTTGTTCCCAAGGCTAAGGTTACCCGGGCCGAAGCGGCCCAGATTATTTGGAGAATGCTGAAATAG
- a CDS encoding effector binding domain-containing protein, with protein MDLVTISEVSRLFQVTTRTLRYYEQLGLIGSTKKEGYAYRTYDQFSLQRLQQIMILRKLSIPLKQIAVILENEDAVTAVDIFKEKVKDLNSKIESLETIKGILSRLIEGLEKNHVLEINADLLSDETLIESLSSLSQFDLKEEKSMTDLNKAAEKAVTLENVRIVHVPPCTVAASHYIGENPEEHAGEWLAEFMQKIGLYSIKPEARVFGFNHPSPSPDRPHYGYELWVTIPDDLDVPAPLVKKRVAGGLYAAHTITLGNFHEWKLLSDWVCQDNAKYEANTLNDHGENMGGLLEEHLNYVYHCHHNWPESDEHQLDLLFPIQLKES; from the coding sequence GTGGATTTGGTAACCATCAGCGAAGTATCAAGGTTATTCCAAGTAACGACCCGAACACTTCGATATTATGAGCAGCTAGGGCTTATAGGCAGTACAAAAAAAGAAGGTTATGCGTATAGAACTTACGATCAATTTTCTCTTCAACGTCTGCAGCAAATCATGATTTTAAGGAAATTAAGTATTCCCTTGAAACAAATTGCTGTCATCCTTGAGAATGAAGATGCAGTAACAGCAGTAGATATTTTTAAAGAGAAGGTAAAAGATTTAAATAGTAAGATTGAGTCATTGGAGACGATCAAAGGAATTCTATCGAGGCTTATTGAAGGATTGGAAAAAAATCACGTGCTTGAAATTAACGCTGATCTTTTGTCTGATGAAACTCTAATAGAGTCTTTATCCTCCTTATCTCAATTTGATTTAAAGGAGGAAAAGTCAATGACTGATTTGAACAAGGCAGCAGAGAAAGCAGTGACGCTTGAAAATGTGAGAATTGTGCATGTTCCGCCCTGCACGGTAGCGGCAAGTCACTATATTGGTGAAAACCCCGAGGAGCATGCTGGAGAGTGGTTGGCAGAATTTATGCAGAAGATCGGTCTATACAGCATCAAGCCGGAAGCCCGTGTATTTGGGTTTAACCACCCGAGCCCTTCTCCGGATAGACCCCATTATGGGTATGAGCTATGGGTCACGATCCCTGACGATTTGGATGTTCCTGCCCCTCTCGTGAAGAAGCGGGTTGCCGGCGGTTTGTATGCAGCACATACGATTACCTTAGGGAATTTCCATGAGTGGAAGTTGTTATCGGACTGGGTATGTCAGGATAATGCGAAGTATGAAGCCAATACATTGAATGACCATGGAGAAAATATGGGTGGATTATTAGAAGAACATTTAAACTACGTCTATCATTGCCATCACAATTGGCCGGAGAGCGATGAACATCAACTTGATTTGCTATTCCCAATCCAGTTAAAGGAATCGTAA
- a CDS encoding MerR family transcriptional regulator, giving the protein MMRINDVSKLTGLPISTLRFYERKSLIPDTFVKRDVNNYRIYSEEIVEFLEDVKALLSVGFSVEELGLLVNQQLNSSYEVKKKIVEQKIKEIEAIQKRLRKSKKFLHATLEGKANFQTKC; this is encoded by the coding sequence ATGATGAGAATAAATGATGTTTCAAAATTAACGGGTCTGCCAATATCAACATTGAGATTCTATGAACGTAAAAGCCTAATTCCGGACACATTTGTTAAAAGAGATGTAAATAATTATCGTATTTACTCAGAAGAAATTGTTGAATTTCTAGAAGATGTGAAGGCACTTTTATCCGTGGGCTTTTCTGTAGAAGAGTTAGGTTTACTAGTAAATCAACAACTTAATTCATCATACGAGGTAAAGAAAAAAATAGTTGAACAAAAAATCAAAGAAATTGAAGCAATCCAGAAGCGATTGAGAAAGTCGAAAAAATTCTTGCATGCAACCTTGGAAGGAAAAGCGAATTTTCAAACAAAATGTTAA